The DNA segment AAGATGCTGATCTGGTTACCCCAAAACTGGTTGAAGAGTGCCCTGTCAATTTTGAATGTAAGGTTTTAGAAGTAAAACCATTAGGAGACAAAGGCGGTGCAGGAAATCTAGTGATTTGTGAAGTGCAGAAAATTCATATCAGGGAAGAATACCTTAATGAAGAAGGAAATCTAGATCAGGCAAAACTCGATATGGTTGCACGCTTAGGAAGCAACTGGTACTCAAGAAATAACGAAAGTAATCTTTTTGAAGTTCCAAAACCTCTTGTAACAAAAGGAATTGGCTTTGATCTTCTTCCTGATGAAATTAAATTCAGTAAAGTATTTACAGGAAACGATTTGGGAATGTTGGCTAATATAGAAGTTTTACCAGAAGGGAATTTTCATTCCGACGAAACCATCCATAAGAGTGCACAGCTGCTTCTTTTGGAAAGCAAAATTGATGAAGCCTGGAAAATTTTAATAAAATAAATATAGCAAAAGCCAGAAATTTCACAGCCTTAAAAGAATAGTAACCTTTCTCTTTACTTCTGGCTTTTTATGTTATTGTTATTCATTGACTATTTTTTCATTAATGAAGTCAATACATCTTTCAACTGCATTATTTAAATATACAGGCAGCGAGATTTCTTCCCACGGTTCTTTTGCGCCAAACGTATGGTCAGCATTTTCTATTAAATAAAGTTCGGAATTCGGATGCAGAAGATGAAGATGCTCAGCATTTTTCACGCTTACGCTTTCATCATTAGTTCCATGAATAATCAGAAAATGTGCCTTAGCCATTTCAGTTGCTCTTTCAACATCAAAACGATGAATATCTTTTTCATAATCTTCATAAAATTGATAGTAGTGTGGCATCTCCTGTTTGGTTCTTCCGTTGACAACATAATAAACGCCTTCATTTTTCCATTGCTCAAAGGCTTCATTTTTGGGAAAGCGATCCAGTGTATCGACACTGGCAAGCGTGATCAATCCATTAATTCTCTCATCTTCATAAGTTTTAATGATAGAAATTCCTCCTCCCCTGCTATGGCCTATTAGAATAATTTTATGATCATCAACTTTCTCATGTTTACTAAAATAATCTATGACCACGCCAAGATCAGAAAGTTCTTTTGAATAATTATTGTTCCCAAATGACTCAAGATCAGCAAAATTATGGGGATCTTCAATAGTAGTTCCGTTATGCGAAAAATTAAATTTAACAAAGAAAAATCCTGCTTCAGAAAATTTATCCGCCATTAAATCCCACGCACCCCAGTCTTTATAGCCTTTATAGCCGTGTACAAAAATAACAAGTGGTAATTGTTTTTCTTCTTCGGGATAAAATGCATCCGCAAGAAAATCTTTGGTTTCAGGGTTTGAAATAATAATATTCTGCTTTTTTGTGACCTCCATTTTTTACTTTTTTAAACTTTAAATATCTCAAACTCGAAAAATTTCCCGACTTTTTTAAAAAGACATATATAGATAAATTTAACAGTGAGATTATTTTACCTAAAAATAGTATAAATAGAAATAAACACAAAGTAAAAATCTTATTTTTGCGGTATGTTGGATTTAAGAACAGTTACGGTCATGCGTTATATTCTGCCCCTTCGGGAAGGAGGTTCTCTCCCTGCCCTTGCAGAAGCGGATGATGATTTTAAATATGTTTTAAAATTCCGTGGCGCGGGTCACGGTGTTAAAATGCTGATTTCTGAACTTTTAGGCGGAAAAATCACAGAAGCTTTAGGATTAAAAATTCCCGAACTGGTTTTTGTAAACCTCGACGTCGATTTCGGAAGGACTGAAGCAGATGAAGAAATTCAGGATTTATTAAAATTCTCAGAAGGTCTTAATCTTGGCCTTCATTACCTTTCCGAATCTATTGCTTACGATCCGAGTGTAAAAATCGATCCGCTGCTGGCATCAAAAATTGTATGGCTGGATGCTTTCATCACCAATATCGACCGTACTTTCAAAAATACCAATCTTTTGATGTGGCATAAAGAATTATGGGTGATTGATAATGGTGCATCCTTTTACTTCCATCATTCCTGGCAGAATTTTGATACTGCTGCAAAAACACCATTTAAATACGTTAAGGATCACGTTCTTCTGCCTCAGGCTACACAGCTGGATGAAGCAGACCGGTTTGCAAAAGAGCATCTGAACGAAAATATTTTCAGGGAAATTGTAAACCTTATCCCGGAAAACTGGCTGCATTGGGAAGATGCTGATGAAAGCCCGGAAGAAATCCGTGAAATTTATTTTAATTTCCTGAAAACAAGACTGGAACATTCTGAAATCTTTTTAAACGAAGCCAAAAATGCAAGAGGATAAAATTTACGAATACGCTGTAATACGTTTGGTTCCAAAAGTTGAAAGAGAAGAGTTTTTCAACATCGGGCTGATCATGTTCTCTAAAAAAGAAAAATATATCAGGGTGGGTTATTATCTGTGTCCGGATAAATTCAGGTTAATGCGAAGCAAGCTTGATTATGATGATATTATTCAAAATCTTAAAAGTTTCCAGAAAATAGCAGACGGAGATCAGGAAGGTGGACCTATTGCAAAGCTGGATATCCCGGAACGTTTTCGCTGGCTGACAGCAGTACGAAGTTCTGTTGTACAGACTTCGAGACCTCATCCGGGAAAATCAAAAGATCTTGAGAAGACGTTTGAAAAGCTCTTTGAAGAACTCGTTCTTTAGGCTCTGGTTAAAGTTTTGGTAAAGTTTTTGAGGGGTTTGAAAATGAATAACTAAGCAATAATATATTCTATGAACTTTTCCACGAACCATACATTATTCAGCAGGTTTATGATAAACCTGCTTTTTGTTTTCTTCTTAAGTTTCTATCAAATCAGTTATGCCCAGGATCTGCCGGAAACAAAAATTCCTACCAGTACATTGCTCCCGGAAAAAACACTTTTCTCTCAAAATATTATATACAAGACAAACAGTGTGGGAACACCGGTTTCATTAGATATATACAGACCTAAAACTCCAAGATCCGGAAAATTGCCAGTAGTAATTTATGTACATGGTGGAGCCTGGGCAAAAGGCGACAAGATCGTAAGGGCTAACAATTATATTGAAAATTTCATAGCAAAATTGGTTGAAAAAAACTTCGCTGTCATCAGCATCGAATATACACTGGTAAGCGATAAGATACATTTTCCTTTACCTATTGAAGATACCAAAGATGCTGTGCGCTGGGTAAGAAAAAATGCAGAAAAGTATGATTTTGATCCGGAAAATATAGGATATTTTGGAGTTTCATCCGGTGCGCACCTGTCGCTGCTTGCGGCATATACTGATGACACCCAATATACCGGAAGCCCTGAACTTTCAGGATATTCCGCGAAAGTAAATTATGTGGTCGATAATTTCGGTCCGACTGATTTGAATAAGCTTCTGCACACCAGATTAGGAAAAGTTCCGGTATCCATTGTCGGGCTCTTTTTTAAACCGATTGTAGAAATCCGGGAAAAACTCGTTTATGGAATTTCCGGTTACAATATCAATAAGGAAAAAAGAAAGGCGATCGATTATCTAGAGACCGTTTCTCCAATAAATGATACTGAGCATGGTATCCCCACATTTATCCTTCACGGAAACAAAGACAAAGTGGCTCCTTTAAAACATTCTAAGAAACTGGTGAAAAAGCTCAAAAAAAATAATATTGAGAACCAGTTAATTGTTGTAGAAGACGGAATTCATGGCTTTGGAACAACAGATAAAGCTTATCTGGATCAACTTACCGACGAAATGGTAAGTTTTATCATGATGCATCAAAAGTAAATTTAAGATTTAATTTTAACTAATGTGGTATTCATTCATCAAAAGTCTGAATGTAAAACCATTTGAGATGAAATTAAAACCTGTACTCTTTATTTACACATGCTTCTCCTTAATCGCCTGTAGCCCGAATAATTCGGAAACCGAAAATACACAAACTGAAAATCCTGCATCCACAGAAGCCATGTATTTCCCACCGTCCGGAAGTGATGTATGGGAAACAAAATCCCTTTCTTCATTAGGTTGGCATCAGGATAAAGTTCAGGATCTGCTGAATTATCTTCAGACCAAAAATTCTAAAAGCTTTATCATTCTGCAGAACGGCAGAATTGTAATGGAAAATTATT comes from the Chryseobacterium nepalense genome and includes:
- a CDS encoding flavin reductase family protein, giving the protein MKTLIPSEITPVQLQTVMQTAISPRPIALASTVDENGNSNLSPFSFFNMFSTVPPILIFSPSRRVRDNTTKHTLENILKVPEVVIGTVNFPIVQQISLASTEYGDGVNEFIKSGLTMKDADLVTPKLVEECPVNFECKVLEVKPLGDKGGAGNLVICEVQKIHIREEYLNEEGNLDQAKLDMVARLGSNWYSRNNESNLFEVPKPLVTKGIGFDLLPDEIKFSKVFTGNDLGMLANIEVLPEGNFHSDETIHKSAQLLLLESKIDEAWKILIK
- a CDS encoding alpha/beta hydrolase family protein; translated protein: MEVTKKQNIIISNPETKDFLADAFYPEEEKQLPLVIFVHGYKGYKDWGAWDLMADKFSEAGFFFVKFNFSHNGTTIEDPHNFADLESFGNNNYSKELSDLGVVIDYFSKHEKVDDHKIILIGHSRGGGISIIKTYEDERINGLITLASVDTLDRFPKNEAFEQWKNEGVYYVVNGRTKQEMPHYYQFYEDYEKDIHRFDVERATEMAKAHFLIIHGTNDESVSVKNAEHLHLLHPNSELYLIENADHTFGAKEPWEEISLPVYLNNAVERCIDFINEKIVNE
- a CDS encoding HipA family kinase; protein product: MLDLRTVTVMRYILPLREGGSLPALAEADDDFKYVLKFRGAGHGVKMLISELLGGKITEALGLKIPELVFVNLDVDFGRTEADEEIQDLLKFSEGLNLGLHYLSESIAYDPSVKIDPLLASKIVWLDAFITNIDRTFKNTNLLMWHKELWVIDNGASFYFHHSWQNFDTAAKTPFKYVKDHVLLPQATQLDEADRFAKEHLNENIFREIVNLIPENWLHWEDADESPEEIREIYFNFLKTRLEHSEIFLNEAKNARG
- a CDS encoding DUF3037 domain-containing protein, producing the protein MQEDKIYEYAVIRLVPKVEREEFFNIGLIMFSKKEKYIRVGYYLCPDKFRLMRSKLDYDDIIQNLKSFQKIADGDQEGGPIAKLDIPERFRWLTAVRSSVVQTSRPHPGKSKDLEKTFEKLFEELVL
- a CDS encoding alpha/beta hydrolase, with the translated sequence MNFSTNHTLFSRFMINLLFVFFLSFYQISYAQDLPETKIPTSTLLPEKTLFSQNIIYKTNSVGTPVSLDIYRPKTPRSGKLPVVIYVHGGAWAKGDKIVRANNYIENFIAKLVEKNFAVISIEYTLVSDKIHFPLPIEDTKDAVRWVRKNAEKYDFDPENIGYFGVSSGAHLSLLAAYTDDTQYTGSPELSGYSAKVNYVVDNFGPTDLNKLLHTRLGKVPVSIVGLFFKPIVEIREKLVYGISGYNINKEKRKAIDYLETVSPINDTEHGIPTFILHGNKDKVAPLKHSKKLVKKLKKNNIENQLIVVEDGIHGFGTTDKAYLDQLTDEMVSFIMMHQK